The following are encoded in a window of Suncus etruscus isolate mSunEtr1 chromosome 16, mSunEtr1.pri.cur, whole genome shotgun sequence genomic DNA:
- the HNRNPDL gene encoding heterogeneous nuclear ribonucleoprotein D-like isoform X1: protein MELPPRLGSAPPPLLPPAPAPALALAPAARRLLSSQGRPRARRLLAPLLPALAGPGPGRQGARRRPPRYVTAQPASRLAGGAAIKGGRRRRPDLLRRHLKPGSPPRSAAAAPPPARPPHPTAAAAAAMEDMNDYSSSSNLEDFAEGSKINASKNQQDDGKMFIGGLSWDTSKKDLTEYLSRFGEVVDCTIKTDPVTGRSRGFGFVLFKDAASVDKVLELKEHKLDGKLIDPKRAKALKGKEPPKKVFVGGLSPDTSEEQIKEYFGAFGEIENIELPMDTKTNERRGFCFITYTDEEPVKKLLESRYHQIGSGKCEIKVAQPKEVYRQQQQQQKGGRGATAGGRGGTRGRGRGQGQNWNQGFNNYYDQGYGNYNSAYGGDQNYSGYGGYDYTGYNYGNYGYGQGYADYSGQQSTYGKASRGGGNHQNNYQPY from the exons aTGGAGCTCCCGCCCCGCCTCGGCTCCGCGCCGCCGCCGCTGTTGCCCCCCGCGCCCGCCCCCGCGCTCGCCCTCGCGCCCGCCGCCCGCCGGCTGCTCTCCTCCCAGGGCCGGCCGCGGGCCCGGCGGCTGCTCGCCCCGCTCCTCCCCGCGCtcgccggccccggccccggccgccAGGGGGCGCGTCGCCGCCCCCCGCGCTACGTCACGGCGCAGCCGGCCTCGCGATTGGCGGGCGGGGCGGCTATAAAGGGAGGGCGCAGGCGGCGCCCGGACCTCTTGCGCCGCCATCTTAAACCCGGCTCCCCACCACGCTCCGCCGCCGCAGCTCCGCCGCCTGCGCGCCCGCCGCACCccacggccgccgccgccgccgccatggAGGACATGAACGactacagcagcagcagcaacctcGAGGACTTCGCCGAGGGCTCCAAGATCAACGCCAGCAAGAACCAGCAGGATGACGG TAAAATGTTTATTGGAGGCTTGAGCTGGGATACGAGCAAGAAAGATCTGACTGAATATTTGTCTCGATTTGGGGAAGTTGTAGACTGTACGATTAAAACAGATCCAGTCACTGGAAGATCGAGAGGATTTGGATTTGTGCTTTTCAAAGATGCTGCTAGTGTGGATAAG GTTTTGGAACTCAAAGAACACAAACTGGATGGCAAATTGATAGACCCCAAAAGGGCCAAAGCTTTAAAGGGGAAGGAGCCCCCTAAAAAGGTTTTTGTGGGTGGACTGAGCCCAGATACTTCTGAAGaacaaattaaagaatattttggaGCCTTTGGAGAG ATTGAAAATATTGAGCTTCCCATGGATACAAAAACAAACGAGAGAAGAGgattttgttttatcacataCACAGATGAAGAGCCAGTTAAGAAATTGTTAGAAAGCAGATACCATCAAATTGGATCTGGGAAG TGTGAAATCAAAGTTGCACAACCCAAAGAGGTGTATaggcagcaacagcaacaacaaaaaggaggAAGGGGTGCTACAGCTGGTGGTCGAGGTGGTACTAGGGGTCGTGGCCGAG GTCAGGGCCAAAACTGGAACCAAGGATTTAATAACTATTATGATCAAGGATATGGAAATTACAATAGTGCCTATGGTGGTGATCAAAACTATAGTGGCTATGGCGGATATGATTATACTGGGTATAACTATGGGAACTATGGATATGGACAGGGATATGCAGACTACAGTG
- the HNRNPDL gene encoding heterogeneous nuclear ribonucleoprotein D-like isoform X2 — translation MELPPRLGSAPPPLLPPAPAPALALAPAARRLLSSQGRPRARRLLAPLLPALAGPGPGRQGARRRPPRYVTAQPASRLAGGAAIKGGRRRRPDLLRRHLKPGSPPRSAAAAPPPARPPHPTAAAAAAMEDMNDYSSSSNLEDFAEGSKINASKNQQDDGKMFIGGLSWDTSKKDLTEYLSRFGEVVDCTIKTDPVTGRSRGFGFVLFKDAASVDKVLELKEHKLDGKLIDPKRAKALKGKEPPKKVFVGGLSPDTSEEQIKEYFGAFGEIENIELPMDTKTNERRGFCFITYTDEEPVKKLLESRYHQIGSGKCEIKVAQPKEVYRQQQQQQKGGRGATAGGRGGTRGRGRGQQSTYGKASRGGGNHQNNYQPY, via the exons aTGGAGCTCCCGCCCCGCCTCGGCTCCGCGCCGCCGCCGCTGTTGCCCCCCGCGCCCGCCCCCGCGCTCGCCCTCGCGCCCGCCGCCCGCCGGCTGCTCTCCTCCCAGGGCCGGCCGCGGGCCCGGCGGCTGCTCGCCCCGCTCCTCCCCGCGCtcgccggccccggccccggccgccAGGGGGCGCGTCGCCGCCCCCCGCGCTACGTCACGGCGCAGCCGGCCTCGCGATTGGCGGGCGGGGCGGCTATAAAGGGAGGGCGCAGGCGGCGCCCGGACCTCTTGCGCCGCCATCTTAAACCCGGCTCCCCACCACGCTCCGCCGCCGCAGCTCCGCCGCCTGCGCGCCCGCCGCACCccacggccgccgccgccgccgccatggAGGACATGAACGactacagcagcagcagcaacctcGAGGACTTCGCCGAGGGCTCCAAGATCAACGCCAGCAAGAACCAGCAGGATGACGG TAAAATGTTTATTGGAGGCTTGAGCTGGGATACGAGCAAGAAAGATCTGACTGAATATTTGTCTCGATTTGGGGAAGTTGTAGACTGTACGATTAAAACAGATCCAGTCACTGGAAGATCGAGAGGATTTGGATTTGTGCTTTTCAAAGATGCTGCTAGTGTGGATAAG GTTTTGGAACTCAAAGAACACAAACTGGATGGCAAATTGATAGACCCCAAAAGGGCCAAAGCTTTAAAGGGGAAGGAGCCCCCTAAAAAGGTTTTTGTGGGTGGACTGAGCCCAGATACTTCTGAAGaacaaattaaagaatattttggaGCCTTTGGAGAG ATTGAAAATATTGAGCTTCCCATGGATACAAAAACAAACGAGAGAAGAGgattttgttttatcacataCACAGATGAAGAGCCAGTTAAGAAATTGTTAGAAAGCAGATACCATCAAATTGGATCTGGGAAG TGTGAAATCAAAGTTGCACAACCCAAAGAGGTGTATaggcagcaacagcaacaacaaaaaggaggAAGGGGTGCTACAGCTGGTGGTCGAGGTGGTACTAGGGGTCGTGGCCGAG